The sequence below is a genomic window from Anaerocolumna chitinilytica.
TTATTCGTATCAATTTCTTTATTTTTACTACAGCCGGCAAGCATGACAAGACATAATATAAGGGCTGTACTAAAAATCAGTTTCTTCATAATTGTACCCGTTGCATATCCCAGAACAGTCTGTGATAGTGCCACATTATAATAGGAGTGAAAGAAGCTGTCTGTGGCAATCCTTTCGATTAAAATTTTCTTTCATCCTGTTTTCCGTCTGTTGTTAAAGTCTTTATCATTGTAACCTTAAAAACTGTTAATTTCAACCTAAAATTATGGTAATAACATGATATTCAGGATTTTTAAGGATTTCATTTCCTTATCAATTTGAAGCTTTGCATGGTTGTCCACCAATACCTCCAACTCAGTTAAAACCTCATCGGATACCTTAAAGGTATAGAGCTTGGTTAATGGAGCACTTAATATGTACTGCAGAGTATAAAGGGCCGCACCGGAAATTTTTATCGTATCATTATTACCCGTATGACATTTCTTGCAAAGAACCCCAGAAAGACTGAAACTATAATAGATTAAGTCTTCTGCTCCCGTACATTTTAAGCAGGAAAATACCTGCGGTGCCACTCCATTTATCTGAAAGAGGCGAAGTTCATATATCCTTCTCACCAGTACTTTACCGATATTCGAATGACTTAAGGCTCTTAAGGACTGGTACAATAACTTAAGGGTCTCTTCTCCATCTTCAAATTCATGGCAATAGTAGTCAGCAAGCTCACAAAAATACATCCCAAAATAAGCCGCCTCTGCATCGAGCCTTAATTCTTCAAAGTAATTTGTTATATTAACGGACAGTACCGAATAAGCACTTCTGCCCTCATATAATTCAAAGGTTCCAAAAGAAAACGGATTGCTGCATGCTAAAAAGGCACTACCGGGTTTTCTAGCGCCTTTTGCAAATGCTGTTATTTTTCCTTTTTCCTTCGTAAGTATGACCAATCTTTTATCATACTCACCCACGGGCATGGCTGAAAGAACCATTCCCGTCACAGCCAATGCCATCATCCAGGCTGCCATCCTCTCTCTTGTTACCGCTATTCATTTCCATTCCT
It includes:
- the recO gene encoding DNA repair protein RecO; its protein translation is MAAWMMALAVTGMVLSAMPVGEYDKRLVILTKEKGKITAFAKGARKPGSAFLACSNPFSFGTFELYEGRSAYSVLSVNITNYFEELRLDAEAAYFGMYFCELADYYCHEFEDGEETLKLLYQSLRALSHSNIGKVLVRRIYELRLFQINGVAPQVFSCLKCTGAEDLIYYSFSLSGVLCKKCHTGNNDTIKISGAALYTLQYILSAPLTKLYTFKVSDEVLTELEVLVDNHAKLQIDKEMKSLKILNIMLLP